A window from Candidatus Binatia bacterium encodes these proteins:
- a CDS encoding PAS domain S-box protein has product MAQRRSKSRRRSRRTKSSSEKPTRARRKIQAELAERKPAEEALRESEGRFRTLAEAAPIGIFLTTPTGECVYTNPIWSTISGLTAEESLGYGWMRAIHPDELERVKQSWHDAAAQRKDYATDYRLITPAEDLRWVHALATPQVDASGKVVSYVGVVEDITERKRAEEALRERENQLSLIYDNIPDLVSRVDRDLRYLFVNASYERRFGAPAAAIVGRTVPEVIGEEAFRRAEPYIKRALDGERVTFENPLKTASGEPLLGLTTLVPDLDMKGEVQGFFVVVHDITERKRAEEAFRESEARKAAIFESALDCIITINHEGKIVEFNAAAEKTFGYTRAETLGKAMSELIIPPSLRDGHRRGLAHYLSTGEGPVLGKEIEITAMRADGTEFPVELAITRIPLNGPPVFTGYVRDITERKRAEQQARDNLQRVEALRAIEQAIASSLDLQSVLQILLEKIELFLPIATARTVRLLNRETGKFEFVACRGVDAKEWNASRTGARSWKVIATQSPVAVLNIDADPLTHNREIFRKYGLVSYLGIPLIAKGEVLGVLGIYTGREHEFNQEEIDLLTTLANHAAIALHNAQLHEQTKKHAADLEKTNKVKDEFLGVISHELRTPLGVVTGYAGMIKDRLLGEINLQQEQALEKVLTRAADQLAMINDILQTAQIEARVVALEPQPVDLNEFLDQLKSDYAVRAEKKDVRLLWDYPTDADSINTDRAKLQQILQNLINNALKFTAEGSVTVSARVLSETGNRGNGESGNRGGEVTDSPVHPFSGTARRWVELRVADTGIGIPAEQMRSIFDKFFQVDSSATRHYGGVGLGLYIVKQFTDLLGGKVEVESELGKGSTFTVTIPSAP; this is encoded by the coding sequence ATGGCTCAAAGACGTTCAAAAAGCAGACGAAGATCCCGCAGGACAAAGAGTTCTTCGGAGAAGCCGACGCGAGCCCGTCGGAAAATTCAGGCTGAACTCGCCGAGCGTAAGCCGGCGGAGGAGGCGCTCAGGGAGAGCGAAGGACGATTTCGCACCTTGGCGGAGGCGGCGCCGATCGGGATCTTCTTGACCACGCCGACGGGCGAGTGTGTTTACACCAACCCGATTTGGAGCACGATTTCGGGACTGACCGCGGAAGAGAGCCTGGGATACGGATGGATGCGGGCGATTCACCCGGACGAGCTGGAAAGAGTTAAGCAGTCGTGGCATGACGCGGCCGCGCAGAGGAAGGATTATGCAACCGACTATCGCCTCATCACGCCCGCCGAAGATCTGCGCTGGGTGCATGCTCTCGCGACGCCGCAGGTGGACGCATCGGGAAAGGTTGTCAGCTACGTTGGGGTGGTAGAAGACATCACCGAGCGCAAGCGAGCCGAGGAAGCGTTGCGCGAACGGGAGAATCAGCTGTCGTTGATCTACGACAACATCCCCGATCTCGTTTCCCGCGTGGACCGTGACCTCCGCTATCTGTTCGTCAATGCCTCGTATGAACGCCGGTTTGGTGCGCCTGCAGCGGCCATCGTGGGCCGCACGGTGCCGGAAGTCATCGGCGAGGAAGCCTTCAGGCGGGCCGAACCCTATATCAAGCGAGCCTTGGACGGCGAGCGGGTCACCTTCGAGAACCCGCTCAAGACCGCCTCGGGCGAGCCGTTGCTGGGGCTCACCACTCTCGTGCCGGATTTAGACATGAAGGGAGAGGTTCAGGGTTTCTTCGTTGTTGTGCATGACATCACCGAGCGCAAGCGGGCGGAAGAGGCGTTCCGTGAAAGCGAGGCGCGCAAAGCGGCCATTTTCGAATCGGCGCTCGATTGCATCATCACCATCAACCACGAGGGGAAAATCGTTGAATTCAATGCGGCGGCCGAGAAGACGTTCGGTTACACTCGCGCCGAAACCTTGGGCAAGGCGATGAGCGAGTTGATCATTCCTCCATCCCTGCGCGACGGGCATCGCCGCGGTCTGGCGCACTATTTGTCCACGGGCGAGGGCCCAGTGCTGGGAAAGGAGATCGAGATCACTGCGATGCGCGCGGATGGCACTGAGTTTCCGGTAGAGCTTGCCATAACCCGCATTCCTCTGAACGGTCCTCCGGTATTCACCGGTTACGTTCGCGACATCACGGAGCGCAAGCGCGCCGAACAGCAGGCCCGCGACAATCTCCAACGCGTCGAGGCGCTCCGAGCGATCGAGCAAGCCATCGCCTCCTCGTTGGATCTCCAGAGCGTACTCCAGATTCTGCTGGAGAAGATCGAGCTCTTCTTGCCGATCGCGACGGCCAGAACGGTGCGGCTTCTCAACCGCGAGACGGGAAAATTCGAGTTTGTCGCCTGCCGGGGCGTGGACGCCAAAGAATGGAACGCAAGTCGAACCGGCGCGCGGTCCTGGAAGGTCATCGCGACCCAATCGCCCGTGGCGGTCCTCAACATCGACGCAGATCCGCTGACGCACAATCGCGAAATCTTCCGCAAGTACGGCTTGGTTTCCTACCTGGGAATCCCGCTGATCGCCAAGGGCGAAGTCTTGGGCGTTCTCGGCATTTATACGGGCCGCGAGCATGAATTCAACCAAGAGGAGATCGATCTCCTCACCACGCTGGCAAATCACGCGGCGATCGCCCTCCACAACGCCCAGCTCCATGAGCAAACCAAGAAGCACGCCGCCGATCTTGAGAAGACAAATAAGGTCAAAGACGAATTTCTCGGCGTCATATCGCACGAGCTCAGAACGCCTCTCGGCGTGGTGACCGGATACGCGGGGATGATCAAGGACCGGCTGCTGGGCGAGATCAATCTGCAGCAGGAACAGGCGCTGGAGAAAGTGCTCACCCGGGCGGCGGACCAGCTTGCCATGATCAACGATATCTTACAGACCGCGCAGATCGAGGCGCGCGTGGTCGCGCTGGAGCCCCAGCCTGTGGACCTCAATGAATTTCTCGATCAGTTGAAGTCGGACTATGCTGTCCGGGCCGAGAAGAAAGATGTCAGACTCCTATGGGATTACCCTACCGACGCGGACTCCATCAATACCGATAGAGCGAAATTGCAACAGATCCTGCAGAACCTCATCAACAACGCGCTCAAATTCACCGCTGAGGGCAGCGTGACGGTCTCGGCGCGAGTCCTTTCTGAAACGGGGAATCGGGGAAACGGAGAATCGGGGAATCGGGGCGGGGAAGTCACCGATTCTCCGGTCCACCCATTCTCCGGTACAGCCAGGCGCTGGGTGGAGCTGCGGGTGGCCGACACCGGCATCGGCATTCCCGCCGAGCAGATGCGATCCATCTTCGACAAGTTTTTCCAGGTCGATAGCTCCGCGACCAGACACTACGGCGGCGTCGGGCTTGGACTTTACATTGTAAAACAATTCACCGATCTGCTCGGGGGAAAAGTCGAAGTGGAGAGCGAGCTCGGCAAAGGTTCGACGTTTACAGTGACGATTCCTTCCGCCCCGTAG